The following are encoded together in the Halopseudomonas salegens genome:
- a CDS encoding type IV pilus twitching motility protein PilT, translating into MDITELLAFSAKQGASDLHLAAGLPPMIRVDGDVRRINVPAMEHKQVHALIYDIMNDKQRKDYEEFLETDFSFEVPGVARFRVNAFNQHRGASAVFRTIPSKVLTMEELGLGDTFKKIADAPRGLVLVTGPTGSGKSTTLAALLDYLNNTRYEHILTIEDPIEFVHESKKCLVNQREVHRDTLGFAEALRSALREDPDIILVGEMRDLETIRLALTAAETGHLVFGTLHTTSAAKTIDRIVDVFPGEEKSMVRSMLSESLQAVISQTLLKKIGGGRVAAHEIMIGTPAIRNLIREDKVAQMYSAIQTGGNLGMQTLDMCLKKLVQQGLVTKDAAREKAKTTDGF; encoded by the coding sequence ATGGATATTACCGAGCTGTTAGCCTTCAGCGCCAAGCAGGGCGCGTCGGACTTGCACCTGGCGGCAGGACTGCCACCCATGATTCGTGTGGACGGCGACGTGCGGCGCATCAATGTGCCCGCCATGGAGCACAAGCAAGTGCACGCGCTGATCTACGACATCATGAATGACAAGCAGCGTAAGGATTACGAGGAATTTCTGGAGACTGACTTCTCCTTCGAAGTGCCTGGTGTCGCCCGTTTCCGGGTCAACGCCTTCAATCAGCACCGTGGCGCCTCGGCGGTGTTCCGGACCATTCCTTCCAAGGTGCTGACCATGGAAGAACTGGGTCTGGGCGATACCTTCAAGAAGATCGCCGATGCTCCCCGCGGGCTGGTGCTGGTCACCGGGCCGACCGGTTCGGGCAAGTCGACTACCCTGGCGGCCTTGCTGGATTACCTGAACAACACACGCTACGAGCATATTCTGACCATCGAGGATCCGATCGAATTCGTTCACGAATCGAAGAAGTGTCTGGTCAACCAGCGTGAAGTGCACCGCGATACCCTCGGTTTTGCCGAAGCCTTGCGCTCGGCACTGCGGGAAGACCCGGACATCATTCTGGTCGGTGAGATGCGTGACCTGGAAACCATTCGCCTGGCACTGACCGCAGCGGAAACCGGTCACCTGGTGTTCGGTACCCTGCACACCACCTCGGCGGCGAAAACCATTGACCGTATCGTTGACGTATTCCCGGGCGAAGAAAAATCCATGGTGCGTTCGATGCTCTCCGAGTCATTGCAGGCGGTTATCTCCCAGACCCTGCTGAAAAAGATTGGTGGCGGTCGGGTAGCTGCGCATGAAATCATGATTGGTACCCCGGCGATCCGTAACCTGATCCGCGAAGACAAGGTGGCGCAGATGTATTCGGCGATCCAGACCGGCGGTAATCTGGGTATGCAGACGCTGGACATGTGCCTGAAAAAGCTGGTGCAACAGGGCCTGGTCACCAAAGATGCGGCGCGTGAGAAAGCCAAGACAACAGACGGCTTCTGA
- a CDS encoding YggS family pyridoxal phosphate-dependent enzyme — protein MSTIADNIANVRERIQRAAENVGRDAEQVTLIAVSKTRPAAAIREAWAAGVRNVGENYLQEALDKQAELPDLPLTWHFIGPIQSNKTKALAEHFDWVHSVDRLKIARRLSEQRPAGLEPLNICLQVNISGEDSKSGVSLAELPELAAAVAELPNLRLRGLMAIPAPADDSESRRQPLKALRTALQGLDMSLDTLSMGMTDDLTEAVQEGATQVRIGTALFGQRHTTTPGSDSTQG, from the coding sequence ATGTCAACGATAGCAGATAATATTGCAAACGTTCGTGAACGTATTCAGCGCGCGGCAGAAAATGTCGGCCGCGACGCCGAACAAGTCACCCTGATCGCGGTGAGTAAAACCCGCCCTGCGGCAGCCATTCGCGAAGCCTGGGCGGCGGGTGTCCGCAATGTCGGCGAAAACTACCTGCAAGAGGCGCTGGACAAACAGGCCGAGTTGCCCGACCTGCCCTTGACCTGGCATTTTATTGGCCCGATCCAGTCGAACAAGACCAAGGCCCTGGCCGAGCATTTTGACTGGGTACACAGTGTCGACCGGCTGAAGATTGCTCGCCGCCTGTCCGAGCAACGCCCTGCCGGGTTGGAGCCGCTGAATATCTGCCTGCAGGTGAATATCAGCGGTGAAGACAGCAAGTCCGGCGTCAGCCTGGCCGAGTTGCCCGAGCTGGCCGCTGCGGTCGCTGAACTGCCCAACCTGCGATTGCGCGGGCTGATGGCCATTCCGGCACCGGCCGACGACAGTGAAAGCCGCCGGCAACCGCTCAAGGCCCTGCGTACTGCGCTGCAGGGTCTGGATATGTCGCTGGACACCTTGTCCATGGGCATGACCGACGACCTTACCGAAGCCGTGCAGGAAGGCGCCACTCAGGTGCGCATCGGCACTGCCCTGTTTGGCCAGCGCCACACGACTACCCCCGGCTCCGACTCGACACAAGGATAA
- the proC gene encoding pyrroline-5-carboxylate reductase, with the protein MSAPVIGFIGAGNMATSLIGGMLQQNVKPARLLASDHNPEQAAKLARQFGIQAHTDNARLAEDCDVLLLAVKPQVMQQVCRALPARKPGQLIISIAAGIDCRSLADWLGTDAAIVRCMPNTPSLRRQGVSGLFANANVSATQKQQAEQILNAVGISLWLEEEQLIDAVTAVSGSGPAYFFYLIEAMTAAGEQLGLPRDTAERLTLFTALGAADMAVHSDVDASELRRRVSSPGGTTEQAIKSFANDDFPAIIARGMQAASRRAAELAVELGSSDNATSEDTP; encoded by the coding sequence ATGTCTGCACCTGTTATTGGTTTTATCGGCGCCGGCAACATGGCCACCAGTCTGATCGGCGGCATGTTGCAACAGAACGTGAAACCTGCCCGACTACTGGCCAGTGACCACAATCCTGAACAGGCGGCCAAGCTGGCACGCCAGTTCGGCATTCAGGCGCATACGGACAATGCCCGGCTGGCAGAGGACTGTGACGTGCTGTTGCTGGCCGTCAAACCTCAGGTCATGCAACAGGTTTGCCGTGCACTACCCGCACGCAAACCAGGGCAACTGATCATCTCCATCGCCGCCGGTATCGACTGCCGCAGCCTGGCTGACTGGCTCGGCACCGATGCCGCGATCGTGCGCTGCATGCCGAATACACCCTCATTGCGCCGCCAGGGCGTCAGCGGGCTGTTCGCCAATGCCAACGTCAGCGCCACCCAGAAGCAGCAGGCCGAGCAGATTCTCAACGCCGTAGGCATCAGTCTGTGGCTGGAAGAAGAACAGCTGATCGATGCTGTCACCGCCGTTTCAGGCAGCGGCCCGGCCTACTTCTTCTATTTGATCGAGGCCATGACCGCCGCTGGCGAACAACTTGGCCTGCCGCGCGACACCGCTGAACGCCTGACCCTGTTCACTGCCCTGGGTGCTGCCGATATGGCGGTACACAGTGATGTCGATGCCAGCGAGCTGCGCCGCCGTGTCAGCTCTCCCGGCGGCACCACCGAACAGGCAATCAAGAGTTTTGCCAATGACGACTTCCCGGCGATCATCGCTCGCGGTATGCAGGCGGCCAGCCGTCGCGCTGCCGAACTGGCTGTTGAACTGGGCAGCTCCGATAACGCCACCTCCGAGGACACCCCATGA
- a CDS encoding YggT family protein, which yields MTGLDSAASYLIQTLGSLYLLVVLLRFILQTVRADFYNPLTQFIVRATAPLLKPLRRVIPGFGGIDFASLLLALVIQAILIGLLLGLAGGGMPGLLQIIVWSLVGITALFVKIFFFALIISVILSWVAPQSQNPAALIVHQICEPLLAPIRRFLPSMGGLDLSPIFAFIALRLVDMLLITNLAIATGMPRGLTLAY from the coding sequence ATGACCGGACTTGATTCTGCCGCCAGCTACCTGATCCAGACTCTCGGCAGCCTCTACCTGCTAGTGGTTTTGCTGCGCTTTATCCTGCAAACCGTGCGCGCCGACTTCTACAACCCGCTGACCCAGTTCATCGTGCGCGCCACGGCGCCGCTACTGAAGCCCCTGCGCCGGGTCATTCCGGGCTTTGGCGGTATCGACTTTGCCTCTTTGCTGCTGGCACTGGTCATACAAGCCATTCTGATTGGCCTGCTTCTGGGTCTGGCCGGTGGCGGCATGCCGGGGCTGCTGCAGATCATTGTCTGGTCTCTGGTCGGCATCACCGCCCTCTTCGTAAAGATCTTCTTCTTTGCCCTGATTATCAGCGTGATTCTGTCCTGGGTCGCTCCGCAGAGCCAGAACCCGGCCGCACTGATCGTGCACCAGATCTGCGAGCCACTGCTGGCACCGATCCGCCGCTTCCTGCCGTCCATGGGCGGACTTGACCTGTCACCGATCTTTGCCTTTATTGCCCTGCGGCTGGTCGACATGCTGTTGATCACCAATCTGGCGATCGCCACCGGCATGCCCCGTGGGCTGACCCTGGCCTATTGA
- the metX gene encoding homoserine O-succinyltransferase MetX, with translation MSLFPDDCVGLVTPQRQAFSEPLLLSCGRSLAPYELVYETYGTLNASASNAVLICHALSGHHHAAGYHHEDERKPGWWDACIGPGKAIDTNRFFVVSLNNLGGCHGSTGPSSIDPSTGKAYGASFPVVTVEDWVHSQARLADLLGIQQWASVVGGSLGGMQALQWAISYPERLRHCVAIATAPKLSAQNIAFNEVARQAIVTDPDFHNGDYAAFGVIPKRGLTLARMVGHITYLSDDAMGKKFGRDLRSEQLNYDLTSVEFEVESYLRYQGQEFSGRFDANTYLLMTKALDYFDPAAAHQDDLARTLAGVQADVMLMSFTTDWRFSPARSRELVDALLAAGKQVSYLEIDAPQGHDAFLLPIPRYIEAFSGYMNRIEVDA, from the coding sequence ATGTCCCTATTTCCCGACGATTGCGTAGGCCTGGTAACGCCGCAGCGGCAGGCGTTCAGTGAACCCCTGCTGCTCTCCTGCGGGCGCTCCCTGGCGCCCTACGAACTGGTCTACGAAACCTATGGCACGCTGAATGCCTCTGCCAGTAACGCCGTACTGATCTGTCATGCCCTGTCCGGGCACCACCATGCTGCCGGCTATCACCATGAAGATGAACGCAAGCCCGGTTGGTGGGATGCCTGTATCGGCCCGGGCAAGGCCATTGATACCAACCGCTTCTTTGTCGTCAGCCTGAACAACCTCGGTGGCTGCCATGGCTCCACCGGACCCTCGAGCATCGACCCGTCCACCGGCAAGGCCTATGGCGCCAGCTTCCCGGTGGTCACCGTGGAAGACTGGGTACACAGCCAGGCTCGGCTGGCCGACCTGCTCGGTATTCAGCAGTGGGCCTCCGTGGTCGGTGGCAGTCTGGGGGGCATGCAGGCATTGCAGTGGGCGATCAGCTACCCCGAGCGGCTGCGCCATTGCGTGGCCATCGCCACCGCACCCAAGCTGTCGGCACAGAACATCGCTTTCAACGAGGTCGCTCGCCAGGCCATTGTGACCGACCCGGACTTCCACAATGGTGACTATGCCGCCTTCGGCGTCATCCCCAAGCGCGGCCTGACCCTGGCGCGCATGGTCGGGCATATCACCTACCTGTCCGATGATGCCATGGGCAAGAAATTCGGCCGTGACCTGCGCAGCGAACAGCTCAACTATGATCTGACCAGCGTCGAATTCGAGGTGGAAAGCTACCTGCGCTACCAGGGCCAGGAGTTTTCCGGGCGCTTTGATGCCAACACCTATCTGCTGATGACCAAGGCACTGGATTATTTTGACCCGGCTGCCGCACACCAGGATGACCTGGCCCGCACTCTGGCCGGCGTCCAGGCCGACGTCATGCTGATGTCCTTCACCACCGACTGGCGCTTTTCACCGGCGCGCTCACGGGAACTGGTCGATGCCCTGCTCGCCGCCGGCAAACAGGTCAGCTACCTGGAAATCGACGCGCCCCAGGGTCACGATGCTTTCCTGTTGCCGATTCCGCGCTATATCGAGGCCTTCAGTGGCTATATGAACCGAATCGAGGTGGACGCATGA
- the metW gene encoding methionine biosynthesis protein MetW, which translates to MRADLQIIEQWIPAGTRVLDLGCGSGELLQHLGNTKQVQGYGLEIDPGQIQTCIERGVRVIEQNMDLGLDNFGDNSFDTVVMTQALQAVHYPDRVLEDMLRIGKEGILTFPNFGHWRCRMHLGIKGRMPVSEFMPYTWYNTPNIHFCTFRDFEQLCRERSIRILERLVVDQTHQTGWFSGFWPNLLGEVAIYRITRQE; encoded by the coding sequence CTGCGCGCTGATCTGCAAATCATCGAGCAATGGATTCCCGCTGGTACCCGCGTGCTCGACCTGGGGTGCGGCAGTGGTGAACTCTTGCAACACCTGGGTAATACCAAGCAGGTGCAGGGGTATGGCCTGGAAATCGATCCCGGGCAAATCCAGACCTGTATTGAACGTGGTGTACGGGTTATCGAACAGAACATGGACCTGGGGCTGGACAACTTTGGTGACAACAGTTTCGATACCGTGGTCATGACCCAGGCGCTGCAAGCAGTACACTATCCTGACCGGGTACTGGAAGACATGCTGCGTATCGGCAAGGAAGGCATTCTTACTTTCCCCAATTTCGGCCATTGGCGCTGTCGCATGCACCTCGGCATCAAGGGTCGCATGCCGGTGTCCGAGTTTATGCCCTACACTTGGTACAACACACCGAACATTCATTTTTGTACCTTCAGGGATTTCGAACAGCTGTGCCGCGAACGCTCGATTCGCATCCTTGAACGCCTGGTGGTCGACCAGACCCACCAGACGGGTTGGTTCAGCGGCTTCTGGCCCAACCTGCTGGGTGAGGTTGCGATCTACCGGATAACCCGACAGGAGTAA
- a CDS encoding DUF4426 domain-containing protein yields the protein MKRFALLLCSLLFAGGLFAQAQSPQRFGDLIVYHNTFNSSYLQPDIAAQAGLTRGPTHGVLNLLVQKKTDDGPVPVDARVDGTVTNLLQQSTPLRFIRIQEGEAVYFLANYTAAQRGLLRFELTIQESEGAPVHTVRFQQEFHPDD from the coding sequence ATGAAACGCTTTGCTCTTTTGCTGTGCAGCCTGCTGTTTGCCGGTGGCCTGTTTGCTCAGGCACAAAGTCCGCAGCGCTTTGGTGACCTGATTGTGTATCACAACACCTTCAACAGCAGCTATCTGCAACCCGACATTGCCGCCCAGGCCGGACTGACCCGCGGTCCCACCCACGGGGTACTCAACCTGCTGGTGCAGAAAAAAACCGATGACGGTCCGGTGCCGGTTGATGCCCGCGTTGACGGTACCGTGACCAACCTCCTGCAGCAAAGCACTCCGCTGCGCTTCATTCGCATCCAGGAAGGTGAGGCCGTTTACTTTCTTGCCAACTACACCGCTGCCCAGCGCGGATTGCTGCGCTTTGAACTGACGATTCAGGAAAGCGAAGGAGCACCAGTGCATACTGTGCGCTTCCAGCAGGAGTTTCACCCGGATGACTGA
- the rdgB gene encoding RdgB/HAM1 family non-canonical purine NTP pyrophosphatase: MTELAFDRLVLASGNKGKLAELQQMLGAQVTVIPQSEFVSVEAEETGLTFIENAIIKARHAAHASGLPALADDSGLAVDALGGAPGIYSARYADGAGDSANNTKLLKALDGIPDTERGARFICVLALLRHADDPTPIICQGEWRGRILHEPSGEFGFGYDPLFWVAETNCASAELPAAQKNRLSHRGKAMAQLRKQLGLHAADS; encoded by the coding sequence ATGACTGAATTGGCTTTTGATCGGCTGGTACTGGCCAGCGGCAACAAAGGCAAACTGGCCGAACTGCAACAAATGCTCGGTGCCCAGGTCACGGTCATACCGCAAAGCGAGTTCGTCAGTGTCGAAGCTGAAGAAACCGGTCTGACCTTTATCGAGAACGCCATTATCAAGGCCCGGCACGCCGCACATGCCTCCGGCCTGCCGGCACTGGCGGACGACTCCGGACTGGCCGTGGATGCCCTTGGTGGCGCGCCAGGCATTTATTCCGCCCGCTATGCCGATGGCGCCGGCGACAGCGCCAACAACACCAAACTGCTCAAGGCTCTGGATGGCATTCCCGATACCGAGCGCGGTGCGCGCTTTATCTGCGTACTGGCCCTGCTGCGACATGCCGATGATCCGACGCCGATCATCTGCCAGGGTGAGTGGCGCGGGCGCATACTGCACGAACCCAGCGGCGAGTTCGGATTCGGTTACGATCCGCTGTTCTGGGTAGCGGAAACCAACTGCGCCAGCGCCGAATTGCCCGCCGCCCAGAAAAACCGCCTCAGCCACCGAGGCAAAGCCATGGCGCAACTGCGTAAACAACTCGGACTACACGCCGCTGACAGCTGA
- the hemW gene encoding radical SAM family heme chaperone HemW: MTTSPQADTQPSAFNLQPPPLAAYVHIPWCVRKCPYCDFNSHVSDNGLPEAAYIDALIADLDQDLNLMAEYAGQQRELTSIFFGGGTPSLFSAASLARLLDAMASRLTFAGDIEITLEANPGTFEQAKFADYRRAGINRLSIGIQSFNARHLKALGRIHDDREALAAVDMARRAGFDNLNLDLMHGLPGQTETDALADIEQAIALGPEHQSWYQLTLEPNTLFYSQPPQLPEEDILWSIQEAGQARLAEAGLQQYEVSAYARADRQARHNLNYWQYGDFIGIGAGAHGKLTRPDGHIERYWKTRLPKDYLNPDNAFCAGRKPLGADDLPFDFLMNALRLQDGVPSHWYSQRTGQSLDSIASQLDNAVERGLLEPWQQQLRPTARGHLFLNDLLEGFL; the protein is encoded by the coding sequence ATGACAACTTCTCCGCAGGCCGACACCCAGCCTTCAGCCTTCAACCTTCAGCCGCCGCCTCTGGCGGCCTATGTTCACATCCCCTGGTGCGTACGCAAGTGCCCTTACTGCGATTTCAATTCGCATGTCAGCGATAACGGACTGCCCGAAGCGGCCTATATAGATGCGCTGATTGCCGACCTGGATCAGGACCTGAACCTGATGGCCGAATACGCTGGCCAGCAACGCGAGCTGACCTCGATCTTTTTCGGTGGCGGTACACCGAGCCTGTTTTCCGCTGCCAGCCTTGCCCGCCTGCTGGACGCCATGGCCTCCCGGCTGACCTTTGCCGGCGATATCGAAATCACTCTGGAAGCCAACCCCGGAACCTTCGAGCAGGCCAAGTTTGCCGATTACCGTCGCGCCGGCATCAACCGGCTGTCGATCGGTATCCAGAGTTTCAATGCCCGACACCTGAAAGCCCTGGGCCGTATCCATGATGACCGGGAAGCCCTTGCAGCCGTCGACATGGCGCGCCGTGCCGGCTTCGACAACCTCAACCTCGATCTGATGCACGGCCTGCCCGGGCAAACTGAAACTGACGCCCTGGCGGATATCGAGCAGGCCATCGCCCTCGGACCCGAGCACCAGTCCTGGTACCAACTCACCCTGGAACCCAACACCCTGTTCTACAGCCAGCCACCGCAGCTGCCGGAAGAAGACATTCTCTGGAGCATTCAGGAAGCGGGGCAGGCCCGACTGGCCGAAGCCGGTCTGCAGCAATATGAAGTCTCTGCCTATGCCCGCGCTGACCGTCAGGCACGGCACAACCTGAACTACTGGCAATACGGCGACTTTATCGGCATCGGCGCTGGCGCCCATGGCAAGCTTACCCGCCCTGACGGGCATATCGAACGCTACTGGAAAACCCGTCTGCCCAAGGACTACCTGAATCCGGACAACGCTTTCTGTGCCGGACGCAAACCGCTGGGCGCGGATGATTTACCCTTCGACTTTCTGATGAATGCCTTGCGCCTGCAGGATGGTGTGCCCAGCCACTGGTATAGCCAACGCACCGGACAGTCGCTGGACAGTATTGCCAGCCAACTGGATAACGCCGTTGAGCGCGGCTTGCTGGAACCCTGGCAGCAACAGCTTCGGCCCACTGCACGCGGCCACCTGTTTCTCAATGATCTGCTCGAGGGGTTTCTTTAG
- a CDS encoding ammonium transporter — MEEILHTSYAIDTFYFLVAGILVMWMAAGFAMLEAGLVRAKSTTEILAKNIALYAVASVMYLIIGYYIMYSSEGSIFPSLGFLIGSENTVEDVLAGGDDAPYYSSRSDFFFQLVFAGACMSIISGAVAERMKLWAFLAFAVVMTGFIYPIQGAWSWGGGWLSEIGYSDYAGSGIVHMAGAVGALAGVILLGARKGKYGANGQVNAIPGSNLPLATLGAFILWMGWFGFNGGSELKMSDIDSANNVAQVLVNTNMAAAGGLIAAMIVSRILFGKTDLTMMINGALAGLVSITAEPLAPGGFQSMLIGGVGGVIVVFSILALDKLKLDDPVGAISVHGTAGIWGVLVVPLTNSDASFGAQIVGIVGIFVWVFIASLIVWGIIKAVIGLRISEEEEYEGADISECGMEAYPEFTSSKN; from the coding sequence ATGGAAGAAATTCTTCACACTTCTTATGCGATCGATACCTTCTACTTTCTGGTAGCCGGTATTCTGGTCATGTGGATGGCGGCTGGTTTCGCCATGCTCGAAGCGGGCCTGGTCCGCGCCAAAAGCACAACCGAGATTCTGGCGAAGAACATCGCCCTGTATGCTGTCGCTTCGGTGATGTATCTGATTATCGGTTACTACATCATGTACTCCTCCGAGGGTTCTATCTTCCCCAGCCTGGGCTTCCTGATCGGTAGTGAAAATACCGTGGAAGACGTATTGGCTGGCGGCGATGACGCTCCGTACTACTCCTCGCGTTCCGACTTCTTCTTCCAGCTGGTATTTGCTGGTGCCTGTATGTCGATCATCTCCGGTGCGGTTGCCGAGCGCATGAAGCTGTGGGCCTTCCTGGCTTTCGCAGTGGTCATGACCGGCTTCATCTACCCGATTCAGGGTGCCTGGAGCTGGGGCGGTGGCTGGTTGTCAGAGATCGGTTACTCTGACTATGCCGGTTCCGGTATCGTTCACATGGCAGGTGCCGTAGGTGCTCTGGCCGGTGTCATTCTGCTGGGTGCCCGTAAAGGCAAGTACGGTGCGAATGGCCAGGTCAATGCAATCCCGGGCTCCAATCTGCCGCTGGCTACCCTGGGTGCCTTCATCCTGTGGATGGGCTGGTTCGGCTTCAACGGTGGTTCCGAGCTAAAGATGTCTGACATCGACTCGGCCAACAACGTTGCCCAGGTGCTGGTTAACACCAACATGGCGGCTGCCGGTGGTCTGATCGCGGCGATGATCGTATCGCGCATCCTGTTCGGCAAGACTGACCTGACCATGATGATCAACGGTGCTCTGGCCGGTCTGGTCTCGATCACTGCCGAGCCGCTGGCTCCAGGTGGCTTCCAGTCCATGCTGATCGGTGGTGTCGGTGGTGTGATCGTGGTCTTCTCGATCCTCGCACTGGACAAGCTGAAGCTCGACGATCCGGTCGGTGCTATCTCGGTACACGGTACTGCCGGTATCTGGGGTGTGCTGGTTGTGCCGCTGACCAACAGCGATGCCAGCTTCGGCGCACAGATTGTCGGTATCGTCGGTATCTTCGTCTGGGTCTTCATCGCCAGCCTGATTGTCTGGGGCATCATCAAGGCGGTCATTGGTCTGCGCATCAGTGAAGAAGAAGAGTACGAAGGTGCGGATATTTCCGAGTGCGGTATGGAAGCTTATCCGGAGTTCACCAGCAGCAAGAACTAA
- the glnK gene encoding P-II family nitrogen regulator yields the protein MKLVTAVIKPFKLDDVREALSEIGVQGITVTEVKGFGRQKGHTELYRGAEYVVDFLPKVKIDVAIGDDMLDRVIEAISKAANTGKIGDGKIFVVNLEQAIRIRTGETGTDAV from the coding sequence ATGAAATTAGTAACGGCTGTAATCAAGCCATTCAAGCTGGACGATGTGCGTGAAGCACTGTCCGAAATTGGCGTTCAGGGCATTACCGTCACTGAGGTCAAGGGCTTTGGTCGGCAGAAAGGTCACACCGAGCTGTATCGTGGTGCCGAGTATGTTGTCGACTTTCTGCCCAAGGTAAAAATCGATGTGGCCATCGGTGACGATATGCTTGACCGCGTCATTGAAGCCATCTCAAAGGCGGCCAACACCGGCAAGATTGGTGACGGCAAAATCTTTGTGGTCAATCTGGAACAGGCCATCCGCATTCGAACCGGGGAAACCGGTACCGACGCCGTTTAA
- a CDS encoding accessory factor UbiK family protein: MLHKVLIGAVSGQAARLLLSDKGLSPAEMESRLKVLLNSALSKLDVVSRDEFETQQVVLQRTREKLEALEQRVAQLEQHKEG, translated from the coding sequence ATGCTGCACAAGGTTCTTATAGGCGCGGTCAGCGGCCAGGCCGCCCGGCTGCTGCTGAGTGACAAAGGCCTGTCCCCGGCGGAGATGGAAAGTCGACTGAAAGTGCTGCTGAACAGCGCACTGAGCAAGCTTGACGTCGTCAGCCGGGATGAATTCGAGACCCAGCAGGTGGTACTGCAACGTACCCGTGAAAAACTCGAAGCGCTGGAACAACGCGTGGCGCAACTGGAGCAACACAAGGAAGGCTGA